A single region of the Mugil cephalus isolate CIBA_MC_2020 chromosome 4, CIBA_Mcephalus_1.1, whole genome shotgun sequence genome encodes:
- the nuak2 gene encoding NUAK family SNF1-like kinase 2 codes for MEGLHVPHLLTNSRPSVGGVTHDENDPTAGKPPPQVPVKKQAVKRHHHKHNLKHRYEFLETLGKGTYGKVKKAKERSGRLVAVKSIRKDKIKDEQDLVHIRREIEIMSSLCHPHIITIYEVFENKDKIVIVMEYANRGDLYDYICDKRNISEREARHFFRQIVSAVHYCHQNGIVHRDLKLENILLDGNGNVKIADFGLSNLYHGDEYLQTFCGSPLYASPEIVNGRPYRGPEVDTWSLGVLLYTLVHGTMPFDGNNHKTLVQQISTGNYRKPNNPSDACGLIRWMLMVNPERRATIEEIAGHWWLNWGYQQPLLCERKNSQVEQTPSPLSPSTTHPGGLAGVASWLRRTSRPLLENGSKMRCLLRSQGGGGDVVRQRSLRRSRKENNVSQTVHEASSDTRPSKGILKRRNSAKQKAMSESPALEPQNILGLSAPANAPSAALLPRKGILKKPSEQESGYYSSSPENSDSGWVPQAKECPSAPTRRKGILKRNGKFSSGGFQEFGSLDQLAASLPRGSIRSRPSGAISEDSILSSESFDQLDLPDRVRPPTLADKPAKATMRGCVSADNLLDIQEDGILADGRLRPWNCYESGVADSAFSITDCDNVTEAYKHAMVIQGSVVS; via the exons ATGGAGGGCTTACACGTCCCCCATCTTTTGACAAACTCTCGGCCGTCTGTCGGCGGAGTTACGCACGATGAGAACGACCCCACCGCCGGGAAACCTCCGCCACAGGTGCCCGTGAAAAAGCAAGCCGTGAAGAGacatcaccacaaacacaacctGAAGCACCGGTACGAGTTCCTAGAGACGCTGGGGAAGGGGACCTATGGAAAGGTGAAGAAAGCCAAGGAACGGTCCGGTAGACTG gtTGCTGTAAAGTCTATCAGAAAGGACAAGATCAAGGATGAGCAAGACCTGGTTCATATCCGCAGAGAAATCGAGATCATGTCCTCACTCTGTCATCCGCACATCATCACCATATACGAAG TATttgaaaacaaggacaaaatTGTGATCGTGATGGAGTATGCCAACCGGGGGGATCTGTACGACTACATCTGCGACAAGAGGAACATCTCTGAGCGGGAGGCCAGGCACTTCTTCAGGCAGATTGTATCGGCGGTGCACTACTGCCACCAG aaTGGAATAGTACACCGGGACCTGAAACTGGAGAATATTTTACTGGATGGTAACGGGAATGTTAAG ATCGCAGACTTTGGACTGTCAAACCTTTACCACGGTGACGAGTATCTTCAGACTTTCTGTGGCAGTCCCCTGTATGCTTCCCCGGAGATTGTCAATGGACGCCCGTACCGCGGTCCAGAGGTAGACACTTGGTCTCTTGGTGTCCTCTTATACACGCTGGTTCATGGCACCATGCCCTTTGATGGAAATAACCACAAGACACTGGTCCAGCAGATCAGCACGGGAAACTACCGCAAACCCAACAACCCCTCTG ATGCGTGTGGACTCATCCGTTGGATGCTGATGGTAAACCCTGAGCGCCGAGCTACAATAGAAGAGATTGCCGGACATTGGTGGCTCAACTGGGGCTACCAGCAGCCATTACTGTGTGAGAGGAAGAACAGTCAAGTAGAGCAGACCCCTTCACCGTTATCTCCATCAACAACCCACCCTGGTGGACTGGCCGGTGTCGCTAGCTGGCTGCGCCGTACGTCTAGGCCTTTACTGGAGAACGGCTCCAAGATGCGTTGCCTGCTCCGCTCACAGGGAGGTGGAGGCGACGTAGTCCGGCAACGCTCTCTGCGAAGGTCACGCAAGGAGAATAACGTCTCCCAGACGGTTCATGAAGCAAGCTCGGACACTCGACCCTCAAAGGGTATTCTTAAGAGACGCAACAGTGCTAAACAGAAGGCGATGAGTGAAAGCCCAGCCTTGGAGCCGCAGAACATTTTGGGCTTGTCTGCACCTGCTAATGCCCCTTCAGCTGCACTGCTGCCTCGCAAAGGTATCTTGAAGAAGCCCTCTGAGCAAGAGTCAGGCTATTACTCCTCTTCTCCTGAGAACAGTGACTCTGGCTGGGTACCACAAGCTAAAGAGTGCCCTTCAGCACCAACACGCAGGAAAGGCATCCTCAAACGGAACGGAAAGTTCTCCTCGGGTGGCTTCCAAGAGTTTGGGTCTCTGGACCAGCTGGCAGCCTCTTTACCTCGCGGAAGCATCAGGTCGAGACCAAGCGGCGCCATTAGCGAAGACAGCATCCTGTCGTCAGAGTCCTTCGACCAGCTGGATCTACCGGACCGCGTGAGACCTCCAACGCTAGCTGATAAACCAGCCAAGGCTACCATGAGAGGCTGCGTCTCCGCCGACAACCTGCTGGACATCCAGGAAGACGGGATCCTGGCTGATGGACGGCTGAGGCCCTGGAACTGTTACGAGTCCGGAGTGGCTGACAGTGCCTTTTCTATCACAGACTGTGATAACGTCACAGAGGCCTACAAACACGCCATGGTCATACAGGGCTCTGTAGTGAGCTGA